A window from Primulina eburnea isolate SZY01 chromosome 2, ASM2296580v1, whole genome shotgun sequence encodes these proteins:
- the LOC140822970 gene encoding protein MLN51 homolog, whose translation MSGGVMAEEHIEYESDPEETKMSLKMRRREASDDEEEVEGGEDGGVKTVRRVDEFDGESEGAAAEYEDDLEEEDYYDLDEEYVEEEIEEAKYGERGSEIGGGSVLVVPVDAGVDGDMGDEIVVKNEAETNEEIRVDGDGHEVEKKEIEPYAVPTAGAFYMHDDRFQDNTRGRNRRMLAGRKLWESKDNRKWGHDMFEELTTPERHYEERRGSRGSFRGRGRNRGAGFGYARGYRSHDYSNNSSQSNNNLDNAPKRTRGRGPGRYQPSLKNNNEGSRTQNKQSRKSAEKPSYVISVKTNESASNVEMGMNLPRKQGFASNLSIASPPFYPSGSSTKHNAIEHKSDVQADMSNRNSQQSVVDESFNVTQSSAMLKGKSIVDSVGVEKLAIDDSLSATSRKPSNIMHLPASSSLSTNATQPQMRGHGRGKTSSTKLAYQPTYSNNQVNRVPTQSQLQTVPRYPGQSHAQSSVQTPDQQFARVPSGSRASSPPKMAVLESSKLEYPSEYSKSTTALVATGTEKSNVQSRSSFLYGGAHFLGASGNLGAVHGDQNFSSFLPVMQFGGKHSGGMGVPAVGMAFPGYVGQPQLGLGSSEMTWLPVIAGAAGALGAQYRPPFITADGLFHTQPSGKVSTITATSSKENKVGSAELANDESGQRQKNTRRYTEMKFDQ comes from the exons ATGAGTGGTGGAGTGATGGCGGAGGAGCACATTGAGTACGAGAGCGATCCGGAGGAGACGAAGATGTCGCTGAAGATGCGGAGGAGGGAAGCTAGTGATGATGAGGAGGAGGTAGAGGGAGGGGAGGATGGCGGAGTGAAGACTGTGCGGAGGGTTGATGAATTTGATGGAGAATCAGAAGGTGCTGCCGCGGAGTATGAGGATGATTTGGAGGAGGAAGATTATTATGATTTGGATGAGGAGTATGTGGAAGAGGAAATAGAGGAGGCGAAATATGGAGAGAGAGGAAGTGAGATTGGTGGCGGCAGTGTGTTGGTTGTGCCGGTGGATGCTGGGGTTGACGGAGATATGGGGGATGAGATAGTGGTTAAGAATGAGGCTGAGACTAATGAAGAAATTCGTGTTGACGGTGATGGGCATGAGGTAGAGAAGAAGGAGATTGAGCCATATGCAGTACCTACGGCGGGTGCATTTTACATGCACGATGACAGGTTCCAAGACAACACTCGTGGAAGAAACAG GCGAATGCTGGCCGGAAGAAAGCTATGGGAATCTAAAGATAACAGGAAATGGGGGCATGATATGTTTGAGGAGCTAACTACGCCTGAAAGGCATTATGAAGAG CGGAGAGGATCAAGGGGAAGTTTTCGAGGTCGTGGTAGAAATAGAGGCGCAGGCTTTGGGTATGCGCGAGGATATAGGTCCCATGATTACTCTAATAATAGCTCTCAAAGTAATAATAATCTTGATAATGCTCCTAAGAGAACGAGAGGTCGAGGACCCGGGAGGTATCAGCCATCTTTGAAAAACAACAATGAGGGATCTCGCACACAAAATAAACA ATCTAGGAAATCTGCTGAGAAGCCTTCCTATGTTATTTCTGTTAAAACCAACGAATCGGCTTCAAATGTAGAGATGGGCATGAATCTGCCTAGGAAACAAGGATTTGCTTCTAATTTGAGCATTGCTTCTCCTCCATTTTATCCCTCTGGTTCTTCTACAAAGCATAATGCTATAGAACACAAGAGTGATGTCCAAGCTGACATGAGCAATCGAAATAGTCAGCAATCAGTCGTAGATGAGAGTTTTAATGTGACACAATCTTCTGCGATGCTGAAGGGGAAGAGTATAGTTGATTCTGTTGGTGTTGAGAAGCTTGCCATTGATGATTCACTTTCTGCAACGTCAAGGAAGCCTTCAAACATTATGCATCTGCCGGCGTCTAGCTCTCTCTCTACTAATGCTACTCAACCTCAAATGAGGGGTCATGGAAGAGGAAAAACTTCCTCGACAAAATTGGCCTATCAACCAACATACTCTAATAACCAAGTCAACAGAGTCCCTACACAAAGCCAGCTACAAACTGTTCCCAGATATCCTGGTCAGTCTCATGCTCAATCTTCTGTACAAACTCCTGATCAGCAGTTTGCACGTGTGCCCAGTGGTTCACGTGCTTCTTCTCCACCAAAGATGGCTGTGCTTGAATCTAGCAAGCTGGAGTATCCTTCAGAATACAGTAAATCCACGACTGCATTGGTTGCTACAGGAACAGAAAAAAGCAATGTGCAAAGCAGGAGTTCCTTTCTGTATGGCGGAGCTCATTTCCTGGGTGCCTCTGGCAATCTGGGAGCTGTTCATGGTGATCAAAACTTTTCATCTTTCCTGCCAG TCATGCAATTTGGAGGCAAGCATTCCGGTGGAATGGGAGTTCCTGCAGTTGGCATGGCTTTTCCTGGATATGTTGGTCAACCACAACTTGGATTAGGGTCTTCTGAAATGACTTG GTTACCTGTCATAGCTGGTGCTGCTGGAGCATTGGGGGCACAGTATCGCCCTCCATTTATCACTGCTGATGGTTTGTTTCATACTCAACCATCTGGAAAGGTGTCTACCATTACAGCTACCTCAAG CAAAGAAAATAAAGTAGGATCTGCAGAGCTTGCAAATGATGAGTCTGGGCAAAGGCAAAAGAATACTCGCAG ATATACTGAGATGAAGTTTGACCAGTGA